The region TTCTTCTTCATTTTTTCTTCTTATAGTAGTTATACCTTGAGCTGTATATCCAAGTGGATCACTAAGTGCAATTCCTATTGTCTTATTACCTACATCGATACCAAGTATTCGCATAAAAATCTCCTTCAATAAAATATACTAAAAATTTTTCAAACATAATTAATAATCAATCAAGCCTATATAGGAAACGCCTCTTCAAATAATTAAACACATTATAATGGATTTATATAAAATAAAAATGCCCCTAAGAGCACCTTTATTTTATTCTAAGATATGATTTTAATACCTCTTCAAGTATCTCATCTCTCTCTAGCTTTCTTACTAAAGCACGTGCACCGTTATAATTGGTTATGTAAGTTGGATCTCCTGATATCAAATACCCAACTAATTGATTGATAGGATTATATCCCTTCTCTTTTAAGGCATTATAAACCTCGCTTAATATTTCCTTTGTTAGATCTTTCTTATTTTTTAATACATCAAACTCAATTGTATTATCGTTATTTTCACTCCCCAATTTACACTCACCCCTTTTTGGTTTATCAAAAGACTTATACAAGTATATTATATATTATAAAGCATATTATAGTAATTGTATACTACTTTACTAATTTTTCCATAATTTTTTGTACTTCATTTAATGCTACTTGTAACTTTTCTCCATCTTTTCCACCGGCTTGAGCCATATCTGGTCTTCCTCCGCCGTTTCCGCCACAAATTGAAGCTACTTCTTTTATTATTTTACCACAATGAACTCCTTTTGATACTGCATCTTTAGAAGCCATTGCTACAAATTGTACTTTTTTGTCATCCTTACTTGCCAGTAAAACTAGCCCTTCACCAATTTTACTTCTTATTTTATCACATAATTCTCTGAGTGTATTTCCACCTATACCTTTTACTTCACATGAAACATACTTAACTCCATTAACTTCTTTTACTGAATTTATTATGTTATCCTCGAATCCTGAAGCTAATTTTTCTTTAAGATTATTTATTTCCTTATCCTTTTCTTTTAATTCATTATAATACTGATTTATTTTATTTAATATATCTTTTTTAGAACATTTAAGTTCACTCTCTAAATTTTTTATCAGAGAATCATTTTCTTCAGTATATTTTAAAGCTGCTGTTCCGGTTAAAGCTTCTATTCTCCTTATGCCTGCTGCTACACCTGTTTCAGAAACTATTTTAAATAATCCTATTTCACCAGAATTAGAAACATGAGTACCACCGCATAATTCTTTGCTGAAGTCTCCAACACATACAACTCTTACCTTATCACCATATTTTTCATCAAAAAGTGCCATGGCACCAGTCTTCTTAGCATCTTCTATAGACATAACATCTGTCTTTACATCAATAGCATTCATTATCTCTTTATTTACCAATTTTTCTACTTTTAGAATTTCATCATCAGTAAGAGCAGTAAAGTGAGTAAAATCAAATCGCAATCTTTCAGTATCTACATATGATCCTGACTGATTTATATGGCTGCCAACAACCTCTTTTAGTGCTGCTTGAAGCATATGCGTAGCTGTATGGTTTTTACATATATCTTTTCTATATTGAGAATTTACTTCAAGGGTAACATTTTCATCCTTATTTAAAGAACCTTTTGTCACTTTAACTATATGCAAAGTTTTTCCTGCGATATTCTTTTGACAATCTATAACTTCAGCTTCACCATTTTTGCCAATTATAAAGCCTTTATCTCCAATTTGTCCTCCCATTTCTGCATAAAAAGGTGTCTCTTCTGTAATAACAATTCCACTATCGCCTTTATTGAGAGTTGAAACAATTTTATCATCTTTTACTAAAACTTCAACTTTTGAATTTGCATTTGTTAAATTATATCCTACAAATTCAGTTGTAACATAATCTGGCAGCTTATCTACAGATTTTATTTCTTTTCCCATATAGTTTGATTCTTCTCTTGCATCTCTTGCTCTATTCTTTTGTTTTTCCATTTCCTCATGGAAACCATTCATATCTATCTCAATACCTTTTTCTTCCAAAATCTCTTGGGTAATTTCCACTGGGAAACCATAAGTATCATATAATCTAAAAGCATTTTCGCCAGATAAAATCTTCTTATTTTCGCCAGATAACTCATCTATATAATTCTTCAATATTTCCATGCCGCTGTCAAGTGTCTCATCAAATCTTTTTTCTTCTATTTCTATTACATTCTTTATATAATCTTGCTTTTCCTCTAATTCTTTATACGCATTCTTTGAATTTTTTATAACAACATCGCATAGATCGCATAAAAAAGTTTTATTTATGCCTAAAGTCTTGCCATGTCTTGCTGCTCTTCTAAGAAGCCTTCTGAGAACATATCCTCTTCCTTCGTTTGAAGGTAATATTCCATCACTTATCATAAAAGTTACACTTCTTACATGATCGGTTATTACTCTAATTGAAACATCTTTCTTATGGTCTTCACCATATTTTACGCTGCAAATTTTACATACTTCATCAAGAACTTCTCTTATAGTATCAATTTCAAATATACTATCTGTATCCTGCATTATAGTTGCTATTCTCTCGAGTCCCATTCCTGTATCAATATTAGGATTTTTAAGCTTGTTATAATTACCTTCTTCATCTCTATCAAATTGTGTAAACACTAAATTCCAAAATTCAATTACATCATCATTATCCTGTGCTTCTATGAATTTTTCTTTACTTGTAAAGAGTTCAGGATTTTCTCTTCTATCAAAATGCATTTCAGAACATGGTCCACATGGTCCAGAACCATGCTCCCAGAAGTTGTCTTCCTTACCAAATCTAAATATTCTCTCTGGCGCAACCCCTGCTTTTTCAGTCCAAATTTTAAAAGCTTCATCATCATCAAGGTAAATCGTTATGTACACTCTATCCTTAGGGAATTTCAAAACCTCAGTAACAAACTCCCATGCCCATGGTATTACTTCCTTTTTAAAATAATCTCCAAAAGAAAAATTACCAAGCATCTCAAAAAAAGTACCATGTCTAGCTGTTTTCCCTACGTTCTCTATATCCCCTGTTCTTATGCATTTCTGACATGTTGTTACTCTTGTCCTTGGTGGAGTTTGAAGTCCTGTAAAGTAAGGCTTTAATGGTGCCATCCCAGCATTTATAAGTAAAAGGCTCTTATCATTTTTCGGAACTAATGAAAAGCTTGGAAGCCTTAAATGTCCTTTTCCTTCAAAAAACTTTAAATATGCTTCTCTAATATCGTTTAATCCCATGTATTCCATAATTATTCTCCTCCAAACTAATTTGCTATGTAAATATACAAAAAAGCTTTCATCCCCTATA is a window of Clostridium pasteurianum DNA encoding:
- a CDS encoding IreB family regulatory phosphoprotein translates to MGSENNDNTIEFDVLKNKKDLTKEILSEVYNALKEKGYNPINQLVGYLISGDPTYITNYNGARALVRKLERDEILEEVLKSYLRIK
- the alaS gene encoding alanine--tRNA ligase; its protein translation is MEYMGLNDIREAYLKFFEGKGHLRLPSFSLVPKNDKSLLLINAGMAPLKPYFTGLQTPPRTRVTTCQKCIRTGDIENVGKTARHGTFFEMLGNFSFGDYFKKEVIPWAWEFVTEVLKFPKDRVYITIYLDDDEAFKIWTEKAGVAPERIFRFGKEDNFWEHGSGPCGPCSEMHFDRRENPELFTSKEKFIEAQDNDDVIEFWNLVFTQFDRDEEGNYNKLKNPNIDTGMGLERIATIMQDTDSIFEIDTIREVLDEVCKICSVKYGEDHKKDVSIRVITDHVRSVTFMISDGILPSNEGRGYVLRRLLRRAARHGKTLGINKTFLCDLCDVVIKNSKNAYKELEEKQDYIKNVIEIEEKRFDETLDSGMEILKNYIDELSGENKKILSGENAFRLYDTYGFPVEITQEILEEKGIEIDMNGFHEEMEKQKNRARDAREESNYMGKEIKSVDKLPDYVTTEFVGYNLTNANSKVEVLVKDDKIVSTLNKGDSGIVITEETPFYAEMGGQIGDKGFIIGKNGEAEVIDCQKNIAGKTLHIVKVTKGSLNKDENVTLEVNSQYRKDICKNHTATHMLQAALKEVVGSHINQSGSYVDTERLRFDFTHFTALTDDEILKVEKLVNKEIMNAIDVKTDVMSIEDAKKTGAMALFDEKYGDKVRVVCVGDFSKELCGGTHVSNSGEIGLFKIVSETGVAAGIRRIEALTGTAALKYTEENDSLIKNLESELKCSKKDILNKINQYYNELKEKDKEINNLKEKLASGFEDNIINSVKEVNGVKYVSCEVKGIGGNTLRELCDKIRSKIGEGLVLLASKDDKKVQFVAMASKDAVSKGVHCGKIIKEVASICGGNGGGRPDMAQAGGKDGEKLQVALNEVQKIMEKLVK